One Henriciella litoralis genomic window carries:
- a CDS encoding anthranilate synthase component II, which yields MIAVIDNYDSFTWNLVHYIEQAGGRTRVIRNDEMSVDDVLALQPESIVLSPGPCTPREAGICVDLIKAAPESLPILGVCLGHQAIGDAFGEPVTQAQQILHGKISTIETRQTGLFEGLPRQFDVVRYHSLAIPSDRLPAALEADAWTPDGEIMAVHHLSRPVYGVQFHPESIKTEYGHELIENFLKLTR from the coding sequence ATGATTGCCGTCATCGACAACTATGACAGTTTTACCTGGAACCTGGTTCATTACATCGAACAGGCCGGCGGTCGCACACGGGTGATTCGCAATGACGAGATGTCTGTTGACGACGTCCTGGCGCTCCAACCAGAGAGCATCGTTTTGTCTCCTGGCCCCTGCACGCCGCGTGAAGCTGGCATCTGCGTTGATCTGATAAAGGCGGCTCCGGAGTCCCTGCCGATACTCGGCGTATGTCTCGGCCATCAAGCCATTGGAGATGCATTTGGAGAGCCGGTCACCCAGGCTCAGCAAATTCTCCACGGCAAGATCTCAACAATTGAGACTCGGCAAACAGGCCTTTTTGAAGGTCTGCCAAGACAGTTCGACGTTGTTCGCTACCATTCGCTCGCCATTCCGTCTGATCGTCTTCCCGCTGCGTTGGAAGCCGATGCGTGGACGCCAGACGGTGAGATCATGGCGGTACACCACCTTTCGCGGCCGGTGTACGGCGTTCAGTTTCATCCAGAATCTATCAAGACTGAGTACGGGCACGAGCTCATCGAGAACTTTTTGAAACTTACTCGCTAG
- a CDS encoding peptidylprolyl isomerase translates to MLTMIRNMLRSKLAGLLFVLLIVAMAAWGVTDVFSGGLGGNLAQAGNTEFSESDLDREVERQLRTATDDRGRSLSKAQAVERGLVDQVYQRELFRTTLVAYASKLGAGATDAEVLDVIREDPAFESDTGAFDPNLYRGLLNQSGFTPASFEKFLKRDLTINRLTGTISAGLQTPEVVSSLQASYSGETRKAQWFFLERDALPEAEPISDDELTAFYDERKDALTNPQRRRVSILNLKVEDFLNQSEFSEDELRSYYDAVKSSQYAGPDTRSWTEFVFESEEEARSALGRIAGGAAPSVIPGLLNSADRTGQMTSMNNRQLAERVFGPTAQPGGIFGPFETGRLFTVARLESITPGEVEPFDAVREEIVDELSREQAIGLYYDSLSQLDNLIGTGASLESIGAEMGTPVLSFAPVDRSGTTQNGVRIAALQADPDILMRAFELTEGGKTSRFGQDETAYILRVDSIVEPFTPDLEDIRDDLRLALEAQRDSEALNTTAQSIQHDIASGALTLEDAAETYDANVVEFDQAFTRVPGPNSQIPPALAAGVFSLKEVGDIYLAPLQTGQAVAVVQLTSIEKPAGDALQAASSAASTEIESQLTNDLLEAFVAEIQSDVKLKVNDGAFSSYKARVNPDT, encoded by the coding sequence ATGCTGACAATGATCCGAAACATGCTCCGCTCGAAATTGGCGGGATTGCTGTTTGTTTTGCTTATCGTCGCAATGGCGGCGTGGGGCGTTACCGATGTATTTTCGGGCGGTTTGGGCGGCAATCTCGCGCAAGCTGGTAACACCGAGTTCTCAGAATCCGATCTGGACCGCGAGGTGGAACGACAACTGCGAACCGCAACCGATGATCGCGGCCGCTCATTGAGCAAGGCACAAGCTGTCGAGCGCGGACTGGTCGATCAAGTCTATCAGCGAGAGCTGTTCCGCACGACCCTGGTTGCCTACGCATCCAAGCTTGGCGCCGGAGCCACAGACGCTGAAGTTCTAGACGTCATTCGCGAGGACCCTGCATTTGAATCGGACACTGGTGCTTTTGACCCGAATCTGTATCGCGGCCTGCTCAATCAAAGTGGCTTCACACCTGCCTCATTCGAGAAATTCCTGAAGCGGGACCTGACGATCAACCGCCTGACCGGCACAATTTCTGCGGGTCTCCAGACCCCGGAAGTGGTCAGTTCCCTGCAAGCATCTTATTCCGGTGAGACGCGCAAGGCTCAATGGTTCTTTCTTGAGCGGGACGCGCTGCCAGAAGCTGAGCCAATCAGTGATGACGAGCTCACGGCGTTCTATGATGAACGCAAGGACGCGCTAACCAATCCACAAAGACGTCGCGTTAGCATATTGAATCTGAAGGTCGAGGACTTCCTCAACCAGTCTGAATTCAGCGAGGATGAACTTCGAAGCTATTACGACGCAGTGAAGTCCAGCCAGTATGCCGGCCCTGATACGCGGTCCTGGACAGAGTTTGTGTTCGAATCCGAAGAAGAGGCCCGCTCAGCTCTGGGACGTATTGCGGGTGGCGCGGCGCCGTCGGTCATTCCTGGATTGCTGAACTCTGCGGACCGCACCGGACAAATGACCAGCATGAATAATCGTCAGCTTGCCGAGAGAGTGTTTGGGCCAACCGCGCAACCTGGCGGCATTTTCGGTCCGTTCGAGACAGGACGCCTGTTCACTGTCGCTCGCCTGGAATCGATTACGCCTGGTGAAGTCGAACCTTTCGATGCGGTTCGCGAAGAGATTGTTGATGAGCTCTCTCGGGAACAGGCGATTGGTCTCTATTATGACTCGCTGTCGCAGCTCGACAATCTGATCGGGACTGGCGCCAGCCTGGAATCAATTGGTGCGGAAATGGGGACCCCGGTGCTCAGCTTTGCCCCCGTCGACCGCTCAGGGACGACCCAGAATGGCGTTCGCATTGCTGCGCTGCAGGCCGACCCAGACATTCTCATGCGAGCTTTTGAGTTGACCGAAGGCGGCAAGACCTCGCGTTTCGGACAAGATGAGACCGCCTATATTCTACGCGTGGACTCGATCGTGGAACCATTCACGCCTGATCTGGAGGATATACGGGACGACCTGCGTCTGGCGCTTGAGGCTCAAAGAGATTCAGAAGCGCTCAACACGACTGCTCAGTCGATCCAGCATGACATCGCCAGTGGGGCGCTGACCCTTGAAGATGCCGCCGAAACCTATGACGCAAATGTGGTTGAATTTGATCAGGCCTTCACGCGCGTACCTGGACCGAATAGCCAAATTCCCCCTGCCCTCGCCGCGGGCGTGTTTTCTCTCAAAGAGGTCGGGGACATCTATCTGGCGCCGCTTCAAACTGGACAAGCCGTTGCTGTGGTCCAACTGACCAGTATCGAAAAACCTGCCGGTGATGCATTGCAAGCGGCTAGCTCTGCTGCGTCAACGGAGATCGAAAGCCAGCTAACGAATGACTTGCTGGAGGCGTTTGTCGCTGAGATACAGAGCGACGTTAAGCTCAAGGTCAATGACGGCGCCTTCTCGTCCTACAAGGCTCGCGTGAATCCCGACACATGA
- the rpmF gene encoding 50S ribosomal protein L32: MAVPKRKTSPSKRGMRRAHDRLATPTYIEDADSGELRRPHHIDLKTGVYRGRQVLEPKD; encoded by the coding sequence ATGGCAGTTCCTAAGCGTAAAACATCGCCTTCGAAGCGTGGCATGCGCCGCGCACACGATCGCCTTGCGACCCCAACTTACATCGAGGACGCCGATTCCGGCGAGCTTCGTCGTCCGCACCACATTGACCTGAAAACAGGTGTGTATCGCGGCCGTCAGGTTCTCGAGCCAAAAGACTAA
- the eno gene encoding phosphopyruvate hydratase — MSEIVDIHARQILDSRGNPTVEVDVHLEDGSFGRAAVPSGASTGAYEAHELRDGDKDSYGGKGVYKAIDAVNGEINDELVGIDATEQRLIDGLMIELDGTDNKKRLGANAILGVSMAVAKAAAESCGMPLYRYIGGTNARILPTPMMNIINGGAHADNPIDIQEFMVMPVAAESVADSIRIGAEVFHSLKKLLHDAGHNTAVGDEGGFAPNLASTDEAVGYVMKAIEKAGFKPGDEVALALDAASTEFYKDGKYVLAGENTTLDAEGMAKYLEDLVNRYPVISIEDGMAEDDWEGWGILTELVGDKCQLVGDDLFVTNPARLSKGLELGAANSILIKVNQIGTLSETLDAVELAHRHAYTAVMSHRSGETEDSTIADLAVAVNCGQIKTGSLSRSDRLAKYNQLIRIEEELGATALYAGRSLINA; from the coding sequence ATGAGCGAAATCGTCGATATCCACGCCCGCCAAATTCTCGATAGCCGGGGCAACCCGACAGTCGAGGTTGATGTTCATCTGGAAGATGGATCCTTCGGCCGAGCTGCTGTGCCATCGGGCGCTTCCACGGGCGCGTATGAAGCCCACGAGCTGCGCGACGGTGACAAGGATAGCTATGGCGGTAAGGGCGTCTATAAAGCGATTGACGCGGTGAATGGTGAAATCAACGACGAACTCGTTGGAATCGATGCAACCGAGCAGCGCCTCATTGATGGCTTGATGATTGAGCTGGACGGGACCGACAACAAGAAGCGCCTTGGCGCAAACGCAATTCTTGGCGTTTCCATGGCCGTCGCCAAAGCCGCCGCTGAGAGCTGCGGTATGCCGCTCTATCGTTATATTGGCGGCACCAATGCTCGCATCCTGCCAACCCCGATGATGAACATCATCAATGGCGGCGCGCATGCCGACAATCCAATCGATATTCAGGAATTCATGGTCATGCCGGTTGCGGCAGAGAGCGTGGCGGACAGCATCCGCATCGGGGCAGAAGTCTTCCATTCATTGAAAAAACTGCTCCATGATGCCGGCCATAACACGGCTGTTGGCGATGAAGGTGGTTTCGCGCCAAACCTCGCTTCGACAGACGAAGCAGTTGGCTATGTCATGAAGGCCATCGAAAAAGCGGGCTTCAAGCCTGGCGATGAAGTCGCATTGGCGCTGGATGCTGCATCGACCGAATTCTACAAGGACGGAAAATACGTTCTTGCGGGTGAAAATACCACGCTGGATGCCGAGGGCATGGCGAAATACCTTGAAGACCTCGTCAACCGCTATCCGGTCATCTCGATTGAAGACGGTATGGCTGAGGACGATTGGGAAGGTTGGGGTATTTTGACCGAGCTGGTCGGCGACAAGTGCCAGCTTGTTGGTGATGATCTTTTCGTCACCAATCCTGCGCGCCTGTCAAAGGGCCTCGAGCTTGGCGCGGCGAACTCCATCCTCATCAAGGTCAACCAGATTGGCACGCTGTCGGAAACGCTGGATGCAGTCGAACTGGCGCACCGCCATGCATACACGGCGGTGATGTCACACCGGTCGGGCGAAACCGAAGATTCCACAATTGCCGATCTGGCGGTTGCCGTTAATTGCGGCCAGATAAAAACCGGCTCGCTCTCGCGCTCGGACAGACTTGCCAAATACAATCAGCTCATCCGGATCGAGGAAGAGTTGGGCGCTACGGCGTTGTATGCAGGGCGTTCGCTTATTAACGCGTAG
- a CDS encoding FtsB family cell division protein produces the protein MAPKYAAAGLTALTAYFAYHAFAGPQGLGQWTDMQAQLADRKTELARVQAANDLLRIDIARLTPGTVDPDLVEVLARDDLGFVYPTEIVVIGSTTGAAF, from the coding sequence ATGGCTCCCAAATATGCTGCAGCAGGTTTAACCGCCCTAACTGCATATTTCGCGTATCATGCATTTGCCGGTCCGCAGGGGCTCGGGCAATGGACAGACATGCAGGCACAATTAGCGGACCGGAAAACGGAGTTGGCGCGTGTCCAGGCCGCCAACGATCTGCTCCGCATTGATATTGCACGGCTTACCCCAGGCACGGTTGATCCTGATCTTGTAGAAGTGCTGGCACGCGACGATCTTGGATTTGTGTATCCCACAGAGATCGTCGTCATAGGTTCGACCACCGGCGCTGCATTTTGA
- a CDS encoding alpha/beta fold hydrolase, protein MNDLDQQAEALLETMRPISATAGPGQNLLPPQTRFDVDFDETSAPVWRAGDGVATLFVHGWDDTHRVWRPFAMDYLQRGDAVLLMDLPGHGASKDEDCTWKSAGASVKAVMDSEAQLNAIIAHSFGCSATANAIAEGADVPAIVLIAPPLPGNGRGWEARQRRKGVDEQIIQRAQEKYRQIHGFELQALDIGECLNDFRGRILLIGSQNDEDCPIDSIKRLATTLPHSELLEVEDLDHRELAQDRGILSEIKAFLAG, encoded by the coding sequence ATGAACGATCTAGATCAACAGGCTGAAGCACTCCTGGAGACGATGCGTCCCATCAGCGCGACGGCAGGGCCTGGTCAAAACCTTCTGCCACCGCAGACACGCTTCGATGTGGATTTTGATGAGACAAGCGCACCCGTCTGGCGCGCCGGAGACGGTGTCGCGACACTATTCGTTCATGGCTGGGATGATACTCACCGCGTCTGGCGGCCCTTTGCGATGGACTACCTGCAACGTGGAGACGCCGTCCTGCTGATGGATCTGCCAGGTCATGGCGCCTCGAAGGATGAGGACTGCACGTGGAAGTCGGCTGGCGCATCTGTCAAAGCCGTCATGGACAGTGAAGCGCAGTTGAACGCAATCATTGCCCACTCCTTCGGGTGCTCGGCGACGGCCAACGCAATTGCCGAAGGTGCAGATGTACCGGCCATCGTTCTGATCGCGCCGCCTTTGCCCGGCAACGGACGAGGCTGGGAGGCTCGCCAGCGCCGAAAGGGTGTCGATGAACAGATCATCCAGCGTGCGCAGGAAAAGTACCGACAAATACACGGTTTCGAATTGCAGGCTCTGGACATTGGTGAGTGCCTGAATGATTTCAGAGGACGCATCCTGCTGATAGGGTCTCAAAACGATGAAGACTGCCCGATCGACAGCATAAAACGCTTGGCTACAACGCTTCCCCATTCCGAACTGCTGGAGGTCGAAGATCTCGATCACCGTGAGCTTGCTCAGGACCGCGGCATTCTCTCGGAAATCAAGGCATTTCTGGCTGGATGA
- the trpE gene encoding anthranilate synthase component I, with amino-acid sequence MTRDRLIVRRRIGDIETPVSAMLKLDPEEPGSFLFESIHGGERLGRYSFVGVEPIKWFRILEGKCEIATDAGFASSETVEADPISALRQFVSMARATTDEAGLPPMASGAFGYVGYDMIQYVEPVQINAPDDLKVPETLLVIPGVMIIFDHLYQELLLVGRHEPGGEDAANARLDRVEQNLRRASPISPRDGEPASMDFTSNTSKARYFEMVEAAVEYARAGDTFQIVPSQRFSAPFGRQSISFYRALRRLNPSAFMFHMNLGDVRLVGSSPEILVRLREGRVAIRPIAGTRPRSGDPVEDARRAADLLADEKECSEHLMLLDLGRNDVGRVAKYGSVEVSEQFIVERYSHVMHIVSHVEGDLRDGLDCVDALLAGLPAGTVSGAPKIRAMQIIDELEISRRGIYGGAVGYFGWDGDMDTCIALRTAVLKDGQIHIQAGGGVVLDSSPQYEFDETVHKAGALRRAAEMSAIYEFDQ; translated from the coding sequence ATGACCCGCGACAGATTGATTGTGCGTCGGCGGATCGGTGACATCGAGACTCCTGTCTCGGCGATGCTCAAGCTCGACCCCGAAGAGCCCGGCTCGTTCCTGTTTGAATCCATTCATGGGGGCGAACGGCTCGGTCGGTACTCCTTCGTCGGTGTAGAGCCGATCAAGTGGTTCAGGATCCTTGAGGGGAAATGCGAGATAGCCACTGATGCGGGGTTCGCATCTTCTGAAACTGTTGAGGCCGACCCTATTTCTGCGCTTCGCCAGTTTGTCTCGATGGCTCGCGCGACAACCGATGAAGCCGGATTGCCTCCAATGGCATCCGGCGCTTTCGGATATGTCGGCTATGACATGATCCAATATGTCGAGCCTGTTCAGATCAACGCGCCAGACGACCTGAAAGTCCCTGAAACGCTTCTCGTTATTCCTGGCGTCATGATCATTTTCGATCACCTGTACCAGGAGCTTCTTCTTGTTGGGCGCCATGAGCCAGGCGGAGAAGACGCGGCGAATGCGCGGCTGGATCGGGTCGAGCAAAACCTGCGACGCGCCTCACCGATCTCGCCTCGCGATGGTGAGCCTGCTTCGATGGATTTTACATCGAACACATCCAAGGCTCGATACTTTGAGATGGTTGAGGCAGCTGTAGAGTACGCCCGTGCAGGCGATACGTTTCAGATAGTGCCGAGCCAGCGCTTCTCGGCCCCCTTCGGCCGCCAGTCGATAAGTTTCTATCGCGCTCTGCGCCGGCTCAATCCGTCCGCATTCATGTTCCATATGAATCTCGGCGACGTCCGGCTTGTCGGGTCGAGCCCCGAAATTCTTGTCAGACTTCGTGAAGGCCGGGTTGCGATCCGTCCTATCGCCGGCACGCGGCCTCGGTCCGGTGACCCTGTTGAGGATGCACGTCGCGCAGCCGACCTCCTTGCGGACGAGAAGGAATGCTCAGAACACCTGATGCTTCTTGATCTCGGTCGCAATGATGTTGGCCGGGTCGCCAAATATGGCAGCGTTGAAGTCTCAGAGCAGTTCATCGTCGAGCGTTATAGCCATGTCATGCACATCGTTAGCCACGTTGAGGGTGATTTGCGGGACGGGCTGGATTGTGTCGACGCGCTGCTAGCAGGGTTGCCGGCAGGCACAGTTTCAGGCGCCCCAAAAATCCGCGCCATGCAGATTATCGACGAGCTGGAAATTTCCCGCCGTGGAATATATGGCGGGGCCGTTGGGTATTTTGGCTGGGATGGCGACATGGACACGTGTATCGCTTTGCGGACAGCTGTCCTGAAAGATGGACAGATACATATCCAGGCGGGTGGCGGCGTCGTTCTCGATAGCTCGCCCCAATACGAATTCGATGAGACTGTTCACAAGGCTGGCGCGCTTAGACGCGCCGCGGAAATGTCTGCAATTTACGAGTTCGATCAATGA
- the trpD gene encoding anthranilate phosphoribosyltransferase — protein sequence MTDTALAASIKALARKEELSESTLEAAFDTLLDGKAAPEQVGAFLMGLAVRGETSTELSAGAHTMRKHARQVHVDGPLLDTCGTGGLPWTSLNTSTASAIVIAAAGGRVAKHGNRSVPPKTGSADVLEALGVELDVTPEIFSECIDQVGVGFLYAPSHHSAMRHVAAVRASLGIRTIFNLLGPLSNPANATHHILGVYESRWIEPVAETLLKLGVEKAWVVHGVDGIDELSIAGESQVMEVAQGSLRKFAVTPADAGLDTSPLSALEGGSPEQNSAAIRELLEGRSGPFRDVVLLNAAAGLMIMDKADSLEAGASLAAEAIDSGRALNTLSKLVATSRGLANE from the coding sequence ATGACTGACACAGCCCTTGCCGCGTCCATAAAGGCGCTTGCCCGGAAAGAGGAATTGTCAGAAAGCACGCTAGAAGCTGCTTTCGACACCCTGCTGGACGGTAAGGCCGCGCCTGAACAAGTGGGCGCATTTTTGATGGGGCTGGCTGTTCGTGGCGAAACATCGACGGAGCTTAGTGCTGGCGCACATACCATGCGCAAGCATGCGCGACAGGTTCACGTGGACGGCCCTCTTCTGGATACGTGCGGCACTGGCGGTCTTCCATGGACATCGCTCAATACGTCCACCGCGAGCGCAATCGTCATTGCCGCTGCGGGCGGGCGTGTCGCCAAGCATGGCAATCGTTCGGTGCCGCCAAAGACCGGGTCGGCTGACGTCCTGGAAGCCCTTGGTGTTGAGCTGGATGTTACGCCTGAAATCTTCAGTGAGTGTATCGACCAGGTTGGGGTCGGATTTCTCTACGCGCCTAGCCATCATTCTGCGATGCGGCATGTCGCGGCCGTGCGGGCAAGCCTCGGGATTCGAACCATCTTCAATTTGTTAGGGCCGCTCTCAAACCCAGCCAATGCAACGCACCATATTCTTGGCGTGTACGAGTCGAGGTGGATCGAGCCGGTGGCCGAGACGCTTTTAAAGCTCGGCGTTGAAAAAGCCTGGGTCGTCCATGGCGTAGATGGGATCGATGAGCTGTCCATCGCAGGTGAGTCGCAAGTCATGGAAGTGGCGCAAGGGTCGCTTCGCAAATTTGCCGTGACCCCTGCAGATGCCGGTCTCGACACTAGTCCGCTTTCGGCGCTTGAAGGCGGCTCACCTGAGCAGAACTCAGCGGCAATTCGCGAGTTGCTTGAGGGGCGGTCTGGGCCCTTTCGCGACGTGGTGCTTCTGAATGCGGCCGCAGGACTGATGATAATGGACAAGGCAGACAGTCTTGA
- a CDS encoding CTP synthase has product MIRYIFITGGVVSSLGKGIASAAMGALLQARGYKVRLRKLDPYLNVDPGTMSPRQHGEVFVTDDGAETDLDLGHYERFTGVSARQSDNITTGRIYQSIIEKERRGDFLGATIQVIPHVTDAIKEFVLSDPGEDVDFVLCEIGGTVGDIEGLPFFEAIRQLGQELGPERTCFIHLTLLPYIPAAGEMKTKPTQHSVKELRSIGIQPQILLCRCDRPIPETEKGKIASFCNVRPSSVIEARDVGHIYDVPSAYHAEGLDTEVLWHFRMEDAPLPDLTRWNEIAQTIHNPDGEVCIGLVGKYTDVPDAYKSVSEALVHGGLSNKVRVKVRMIDSEQFDDEHHPLDILEGVHGVLLPGGFGERGARGKIRAARFARERKIPCFGICYGMQLSVVEVARHMAGIKAASTTEFGPTDEPIVGLIEEWTKGNEKILRDENTDKGGTMRLGAYPAVLKPDSKVAEIYGSTTISERHRHRYEVNRSYIDRMKGLGISFSGMSPDGLLPEIIELEDHPWFIGVQFHPELKSRPFEPHPLFSSFIEAAKVQSRLV; this is encoded by the coding sequence ATGATCCGCTATATTTTCATTACAGGCGGCGTGGTTTCCTCGCTGGGAAAAGGTATTGCGTCCGCTGCTATGGGCGCCCTTCTGCAGGCGCGCGGATACAAGGTACGCCTGCGCAAGCTCGACCCATATCTCAATGTTGACCCAGGGACGATGTCGCCCCGCCAGCACGGCGAAGTGTTCGTCACTGATGATGGTGCAGAAACCGATCTGGACCTTGGCCACTACGAGCGTTTCACTGGCGTCTCGGCGCGTCAGTCAGACAACATAACGACGGGCAGGATCTACCAGTCCATCATTGAAAAAGAGCGCCGTGGCGATTTTCTTGGGGCAACGATCCAGGTGATCCCGCACGTGACGGATGCGATCAAGGAATTCGTCCTTTCTGATCCCGGCGAAGATGTCGATTTCGTCCTGTGCGAGATTGGCGGCACCGTCGGTGATATCGAAGGGCTTCCGTTCTTCGAAGCGATTCGCCAATTGGGCCAGGAACTGGGCCCCGAGCGCACCTGTTTCATCCATCTCACGCTTTTGCCTTACATTCCGGCCGCCGGTGAAATGAAGACCAAACCGACGCAGCATTCCGTCAAGGAATTGCGCTCGATCGGCATTCAGCCTCAGATTCTTCTTTGCCGCTGTGACAGACCAATTCCGGAGACGGAAAAGGGCAAGATTGCGAGCTTCTGTAATGTGCGTCCGTCAAGCGTCATCGAAGCGCGAGACGTCGGACACATCTATGATGTGCCGTCCGCCTATCATGCAGAAGGCCTCGACACTGAAGTGCTCTGGCATTTCCGTATGGAGGATGCACCGCTTCCGGATCTCACGCGGTGGAATGAAATCGCTCAGACGATCCACAATCCCGACGGTGAAGTCTGTATCGGCCTGGTTGGCAAATACACCGATGTTCCAGACGCCTATAAATCTGTATCCGAGGCACTTGTTCATGGGGGCCTTTCAAACAAGGTCCGCGTAAAAGTCAGAATGATCGATTCTGAGCAGTTCGATGATGAGCATCATCCGCTCGACATTCTTGAAGGCGTGCATGGCGTATTGCTGCCGGGCGGTTTCGGGGAACGGGGCGCACGCGGCAAGATTCGCGCGGCCCGATTCGCGCGCGAGCGGAAAATTCCATGCTTTGGGATCTGCTACGGCATGCAATTGTCTGTCGTCGAAGTGGCCCGGCATATGGCCGGTATTAAAGCTGCGTCTACGACAGAATTTGGGCCCACAGATGAGCCTATTGTCGGCCTGATTGAAGAGTGGACCAAGGGCAACGAGAAAATCTTGCGTGACGAGAACACTGACAAGGGCGGGACCATGCGGCTGGGCGCGTATCCGGCAGTCTTGAAGCCCGATAGCAAAGTTGCGGAGATTTACGGTTCCACAACGATATCAGAGCGCCATCGCCACAGATATGAAGTGAACCGCAGCTATATTGACCGCATGAAGGGGCTTGGAATCAGCTTCTCGGGTATGTCACCTGATGGGCTGCTGCCGGAAATTATCGAACTCGAAGATCACCCCTGGTTTATCGGTGTTCAGTTTCACCCGGAGCTGAAGTCACGGCCGTTTGAGCCCCATCCGCTTTTCTCAAGCTTCATCGAAGCGGCCAAAGTGCAGTCCCGCCTCGTCTAG
- the tpiA gene encoding triose-phosphate isomerase → MIRPLIAGNWKMNGLEAWLEVIEAIGDGLNKQPDAADCLICPPFTMIAAAAKAADKTRLNIGAQDCHTVANGAHTGDISAEMIADAGGKYVIVGHSERRADHGESDATIAAKVEAAFRAGLTPIICVGETLSERESGETIAVISSQLAGSIPASAFGQHFVVAYEPVWAIGTGKVASVEQVEEVHDKIREILGERFPGQANETPILYGGSMKPSNAPELLAVGNVNGGLIGGASLKADDFLSIYAASVS, encoded by the coding sequence ATGATCAGGCCATTGATCGCCGGAAACTGGAAAATGAACGGGCTTGAGGCCTGGCTGGAAGTCATCGAAGCGATCGGCGATGGGCTGAATAAGCAACCAGATGCTGCGGATTGTCTCATCTGTCCGCCATTCACAATGATTGCAGCGGCAGCGAAGGCCGCTGACAAAACAAGGCTCAACATAGGTGCACAGGATTGCCACACCGTCGCGAACGGCGCTCATACAGGCGATATCTCAGCGGAAATGATCGCTGACGCAGGCGGCAAGTACGTCATTGTTGGCCATTCCGAACGCCGCGCTGATCATGGTGAGTCGGATGCGACTATTGCAGCGAAAGTGGAAGCTGCCTTCAGGGCCGGCCTCACGCCAATCATTTGCGTTGGTGAAACTCTGTCAGAGCGAGAATCTGGAGAAACAATTGCCGTGATTTCAAGTCAGCTCGCCGGCTCGATTCCTGCATCTGCCTTCGGACAGCACTTCGTTGTTGCCTATGAACCGGTCTGGGCAATCGGAACCGGTAAGGTGGCCAGTGTCGAACAGGTCGAAGAAGTTCACGACAAAATCCGGGAAATTCTCGGTGAACGTTTTCCAGGCCAGGCGAATGAAACGCCCATCCTGTATGGCGGCTCAATGAAACCCTCGAACGCGCCCGAACTTTTGGCCGTGGGCAACGTCAATGGGGGACTCATTGGAGGCGCGAGCTTGAAAGCGGACGATTTCCTGTCCATTTACGCCGCTAGTGTCAGCTAA
- the secG gene encoding preprotein translocase subunit SecG has translation MTVILVIHILVSLVLVGVVLMQRSEGGALGVGGGGGGGGLMSGRGAAGAIVRTTIIAGAIFFVTSLLLTTMTARHLGDNRTDVERALDEEFGGDTGQSNIDILNDPTAPLLDDGPSSALPSTEPTLPSETDAEDPLAADIPAATVEDPAASDVEEDQSVEEPQQ, from the coding sequence ATGACCGTTATTCTTGTCATTCATATTCTGGTGAGTCTCGTGCTCGTCGGTGTCGTTCTGATGCAACGCTCTGAAGGCGGTGCCTTGGGTGTCGGCGGCGGCGGCGGTGGTGGCGGACTGATGTCCGGTCGCGGTGCCGCTGGCGCGATTGTTCGGACCACGATCATCGCTGGTGCAATCTTTTTCGTCACGAGCTTGCTGCTCACAACGATGACGGCACGCCACCTTGGTGACAACCGGACGGATGTCGAGCGCGCGCTGGATGAGGAATTCGGTGGCGATACAGGGCAAAGCAATATCGATATTCTGAATGATCCGACCGCCCCATTGCTGGATGACGGTCCTTCGTCTGCGCTCCCATCAACCGAACCGACACTTCCTTCCGAAACGGACGCTGAGGATCCACTGGCTGCGGATATTCCTGCTGCCACCGTTGAGGATCCTGCTGCTTCGGATGTTGAAGAAGATCAATCTGTGGAAGAACCACAGCAATAG